AGTTCCCCAAATGGCTGAGTGCCGCCGAACGAAACGCATTGTCCACATCCGCATGCGGTGTGCGGCTATTTCGAATTGCTTCCACAAAATCCGCGTAGTGCGAGGGCGCATTCTCAGTCGGCTTGTTGGGCAATTCCATTTTGGCGTTCCGTTCACCAAGAACTTCTAGCTTGCCACGTTTGCTGACAAAGATTTTTCCCTTCGTTCCGTAGAACTCGACACCACTGTCGACATTGAACGGATAGTTGGTTGACCAGAGCCGCTGCTCATAGAGCAACGTTCGCGGAGGCTGCTTTGCCTCCGTTCCGGCATACTCGAACGCCACTGTCATCGTATCGGGGAACTCCTGGTCATCGTCGAAGTAGTACTTGCCTCCCACACCGCTGATGGTGTCGGGAAGTGCGTCCACGCCAAGCCCCCAGCGGGCCAGATCCAGTTCGTGCGCGCCGTCGTTCCCCATGTCGCCGGAACCAAAATTCCGCCACCATCGCCAGTTGTAGTGGAATCGATTCGCTTGAAACGGAATGAATTCCGCAGGCCCGACCCAAAGGTCATAGTCCACTCCCGCGGGAACCTCGGTCGGACGCTCATGACCAATCGATTTTCGGCGTTGGACATTCCACGCCTTCGACATCAGGACGTCACCAATCACGCCCTCACGCAAAGCCGCGATGACAGATAGAGCCAATGGATCGGATCGAAACTGAGTCCCATGTTGCACGATCTTCTTCGTCCGACGAACCGTCTCCACCAGAATCGTTCCCTCGTGAAAATTCTGACAACAGGGCTTTTCGACATAGACATGCTTTCCCGCCTTCATCGCGAGAACCGCCGCCGGCGTGTGCCAGTGATCCGGAGTGGCAATGACGACCGCATCCACGTCTTTGTCATCCAGCACGCGGCGAAAATCATCCACGGCCGTCGCGGCAGGAACTTGGGCGCGCACTTTTTCGCGCCGCGATTCGTCCACATCGCACACAGACTTCATCCGCACGTTCGGCGTCGCGCCGAATCGCTTCACCAGCCCTTCGCCCTGACTGCCACATCCAATGACGGCAATCCCCACCTGTTCGCCAGGTCCACTTGCAAGAGAGAGTCTCGACGAAGTCAACGCCGTGGCCCCAACCACAGCCGCTCCGAAATCCATGATGAACGTTCGGCGATCTGAACGCATTGGCGAGCCCCCTGCGAGTGTGACGAATGGTCGATCATAAACCAGAATCATACTACGATGGACTTCGCCACTTCTCGACACCCGGCGATTGCCTGAATAGACAATTCTTTTACACATTCTGCGCGCTCGATCGCCAAGCCTACGAGCCGCTGCGTCGTGACAATGGCGCAGTGTCACCAGAATGCCCTGCCACAGGCATTGAATTCACTTGGGGGAAATTCGCAGGGAAGCGGATTGCCTGGTTCATGCACCGTTATTCGAGGCAATGAGACAGGGAAGAAACGCTAAATTGGCGTGAGAATCGAACGTTAGCGAATCTCGATCCTCACGCCCGCCCGTCATCATCGAGGCGACTAGGGTTACGTTGCGATTCGATGTACCGGGCCCGCTTCAAATTTGATTAGAACTCGCCCAGTAGTTCAGAACCGGAACGAGTCCCGATTGCGCGCCACGTGAGCAGATTCATGTTCTCGCTGGCAAAACGAACACTTCCGTCGCAAAGCAATAGGTGCACTCCGCCGACATGTTCGCTCCTTGCGCCGAAGAGCCCGTTGCCGCAGGTACCCATATCGGGGACATTGCTATTTGGTGAGTGGTAGTGGTTGTAGGCGGTCCAATATTCCCGGCCGTGAATCCATCCCGCACCACGCTGCCCAGCCCACCCACGACTGATAGCCACAGTCATCGCTTCAAACAATGATGGATCAGACGGGGCGGTGTACCCATTTGCCAGCCCCGCCGTTGCCGGAGGGACGGTGCTCGAGTTCCAAACGCAGGCGACGTTAATATACGAACGTCGGCGTTCGCGATTGTTGGCAGGGGCAGACACGACTTGCGATGGGAAACCAATCAACGATTCAGAGAACGCCGCCGTGTTGCTCATTCCGTCTGGAATGTCTGCGAAGCGAACTTTGGCGTTCGTCCAGACAATTCCATCGGTCGGAAGCCGAGTGTCGTAAAGTGTCCCGACACCCGTGCCAGAATTGATGTGGTAATTCGTGGTCGCGTACTGGAATGTCGATCCCGTAGCGCCGCCCGTCGTACCTGAGGTCACACTGATGAAGTCAGGTCCCGGATCACTCGGACAGCGAAACACACCGAGTTTCGTCTTGGCCACGGGGACCAGTGGCGGATTAACGTCGCCAGGACAGCAACCTATTTGAGGCTTGATTCCAAAATCGATCAGCGCGTGAAGGGATGCCTGGTCCATATACGGAAGTAGCTGTGCCTGAACCGAGAACGAACCGCTGTTTGCCGCTCCAAATGAATAGTACGCCGGAAGAACGGTATGGGTCGATTCATAGTTGTGCAGCGAGAGACCGATCTGTTTCAAGTTATTCTTGCATTGGGTTCTTCGCGCCGCCTCGCGAGCCTGTTGAACGGCGGGCAAAAGCAGGGCAATCAGGACGGCGATGATCGCAATCACCACGAGCAGTTCGATGAGCGTAAATCCGCGCGCACGGCGAGCGGGAGACAAGTAACCCATGAGGTCCTCCAGGAAGGTGATTCTGAAAATATTGAATGCCAAATTGATTGCGCATCAGCGCGCACCGGCACACTCGACGCGACCGGTCTGTCGCGCGAAACGAGATTGAACAGAGAGATCGAGTCCTGTCATGAGCCCTTGTTCATACAAGGAATCATGCGAAATCGACTAAGCCCACGACCACGCTGGATGGGGTACAGATGGACGACGCCAGTCAGCAAACGAAAAGCCGGATCGTTGAGTCAATCGAATTGCTCCAAACGGCGAATCGGCCACTTGTGCTGATTCGATGTGACACTGAACGTGCTATTTCGAAGTCACTTCGGCGGCGCTGATCCGGCTGATTTGTGGAACAGAAATCGTCAGCGTGGCGGTGTAATGCGTTTTCTCAAAGCCATCCCCTTTTTGATCGGCGACGGGATGATGAACCACCACCAGGACGACATTCCCTTCCTTGGGTATGAATGCGGCGACGCCTTCAGTGTCTGTCATCGCTTCATGATCTTTATCGAAACCTTCCGTCAGTGTGGCTCCACGTGGGATGAACGACACGCGCGCGCCTGCCAGCGGCTTCGATTGATAGAACAATTTCACGCGAATGGGTTCATTTGGTCCCATCGCGGTGATGGGATTCGCCAGGGGGACGAGTTCCATCGCGTGGCCCAAGGGTTTGTCAAATCCCGTTTGATCCGCCGGCACGGCGTCGAGTTGACGGCTCGCCTGAAAATACGTCTTGCCACTTTTGATCGCCCGTGTCGTACCGTGCAATGTGTTGAGCGTATGCGAGACCACATGCAACCCTGCGTCTTTCGCAACGAATCGACCCGACCAATACCCTTCTTTGGGGGCATATCCGGTATCGACAATCCCCGGCTTCAAATCGACCGCTTTGCCATCCGGACCGATCACAGAAAGCTGACAGGGCGCAAGCGTGATCTTGCTCGCCAATTTGAAGTCTCGGTGATCGTTTCCGTGATTGCCCAATTTCAAGTCCACAAAGACAACATCTCCCTGCCTGACGAGGGCGGTGTTCGTTTCAACCCAGGTATCGTGAGCTACGGCCGTCAATGGCGCAAGAGCAACTGTAAAGGCTAAAATCAAATTTCGCATGAGCATTTCCCTTGGAAAGCATTTTCATCAAATGAAGGAGTCGAAGGTACGTCTAATTGACGCACACGCTTCGCGATATTCGTCGTCTCTCATTTCCGGCTTAGTGGAAATGAGCTCTAACAGCCTGTTGACGTAACGGGGACTGGCTCCGACCAGATTCAAAAACGCCATGACACCGTGAATGCCGAGGTGCCTGTCCCCCTTACGTCAACAGGCTGCTAAACAAATGCGGATTTACTTCCGTATTTCAAGCAGTACATATCGAGATCAGATGATGCTCGGGTATCCCGTAGACGGGGCGGAGGAACAGGCGGTTCCGGATCATGCCCGACGAACCACAAATCCTCCAGGATGAATCGTTCGCCTGCCTGCTTCCTTCGCGGATTCGGCGACACAATTGATGGTATGACAAACAAGGGTTGACCGGAGAAGGCGGTCGCAATCCCCTGACATTTTTGAGCAACGACTCCCATCACATATCCGAGTCGCGATTCTTTCTTTGTCGCAGAATTCGCTGACAGTTTTGGATGTTGAGGCTGTGACGCTTCATGAGCCGAACAACATCCCCCTCGAGCTGCGGCGGTTCGCGAGCTGGATCGAGATGTCTCGGCAAGCACTGCGAATGCGTCGACCTGATTGCGTTTGGCCCAAGCTCGCTTTTGCCTGGCAGAGAAGCAGCAGCATCGTTTCTCACACTGCTCAGCAGAATGGCATCCGCATGCTCGGTTTTGGCAAGGAAACGGACGCGAGACATCTTTGCCACTTGGTGACCGAGAAGAGGCAAGGGGAATCGGCAGCAGCGCGCCCAGTATCGCAATGACCAGCAAGATCGAGATGACTTGCCGTCGCGAGAGACCTACAAAATCCTGCCACCGACACAACGTCATCGATTTTTGCCTTGCCCTTCTCGGGCAGATTCACGGCCAAATCGATTCGCTCTCCACAACGCTTACCATATCAGGAGTGCATTCCAAATTGCATTGAAGAGAGATTGGTCGATCGAGTTTTTCCCAGTGCCGAGAACCGGGGACAATGGTTAGAGCATTTCAGTTCGGCAATTGTAGAGACATGTCGGTGGAACGCCACGATTGTTGGCGCACCTCAATTCTGTGGGCCGGCATTCATCCAGTGAACGAAAATTCTTCAGCGGGAACACCAAGAAAAAGCGAGGAACATGCGGAGGGGAGATCGAGAGTCGTTGGAAGACCGTCATGTCATCGCGATTGGAACTCGAAATGTCACCGAGTGCTACGAAGCGAATACGTCCGTCCTCAACCCGTGCACTGGCATGCCTTAACCGTCGTTTTCCGATACCTCAGCGGCACCTACAGGTACTGTGAATCGGAGAGGCTTCTTGTTTCGAAAGGATTCAAGTTGCTCGTTCCATGCTTTGACATTCGGGTAGAGCTTGATCGCTCGTTCCTGATGTTCGATCGCTTTGTCAAATTCTCGATTTTCTGCGTAGGCCGCAGCAACGAGGGTCAGGTGGTAGGGTGATAGAAACCCGCGAAGTTCCAGGGCTTTCAGGGCGCATTTGGTGGCTTCGGCGCCATTGCGGACGTCATCTTGTGGACAGGAGGCGTAGAGAATGGACAGATTGAGATGCGCGTACTCGGAATTAGGGTTTCGCTTGAGTAAGTTCTGATAAGCGAGAATCGCCTCTTGATACTGTCCCTGAGCCTCGTGCAGTTTCCCGCGCGACAGGTATGCGATCGTCAAATCGGGGCGAAGTTTGAGAGCTTCTTTCAAGGCCTCGGCTGCGGCTTCGTATTTTTTTTCTCGAACAGCCTGATCGCGTTTCCAAGTCAATTTAAGCGCGGCGATTCGGTCATCTGGATGACGATTCAGTCGGGTTTCGGGGATCTTTGCCTTCTGTCCACGCAGTACCAGTGTGGCCAAGAGGCAACCGTAACTTTTCACATCAGAAGACGACGCGGCACACTGCAAATACTGCGTGGCAAGCTTCTTCTCTCCATGGTGATCCAGGAATTTTCCCGCACAGAAATACATGAGTGTCACGTCATCGTCGTTTGACGAACCGTCCACAATCTCCTGGAACGACAATTCATTCCACTGAACACGACTTCGGTCTTGTACGGCACTGAGCAGCATGCCGGCCAGTCGCACGAGAGTTGAATGCTGGTTGAATTTCACGCCCATCTGCTTCAAAACATCATCGCGCGCCACAGCATCGTCGTTATGATCCGCGAGCAGTGCCCCCATAATATAGAAGAAGGGCGTTCTGGATTCCTCGCCTACGGCCTTGAGGTAAGTCTGCTGTGCCGCCTTTGAGTTACCATCAATGATTTGCAATAGGCCCGTTGCAACCACCTGATCTTTCTCGCGATTGGGGAGTCGAGAATTCAGATAGCTATCCGCGAATGCGCGTGCCGCCTTCCGATCTCCGCGGTTCCAGCGAACGCAGGCATAGAACCAGTCCATAGCGTTCCCTTCGTAGCGTTCGGAAAGCGCTTGATAATATCTCTCTGCTTCTTTCCAATTCTTCAGTCCTTCCGCACAACGTCCCGCAATGAAAAGACCCCAACCAGAATAAGTTGAGGCCGCGTTTTCCGCATGAACCTTGGCCTCTTTCCACTTCCCCTGCCGCATTAATATTTTGGCGATCTTCTCGCTGGCGCGTCCCTGTTCGAGTCCAAATCCAGGCAGTTTTTCGGCCTCTTTTAAGAGACTGACGCAGGTTTCGAAATCCTGCTGATCCTGGTATTCGTCGGCGAGTGCAAAATACGCCTCATGGGATGGCTCGACCGCGATCGATTGTTTCAGGCAGCGAATCGCGTCTTCCGATCGATTCAGGCGGCGGTACTTTCTGCCCATTTCAAATTGGATATATGCGTCTTTCTGAAACTTGAGCTCCCACTTCTGTGCGGTTTCATCGGAAAAGGAAGTTGCGGATTGCACCGAATACGCAAACGAACGAGGATGATTCGGTGCGACGCCGCGCAGGGACGTTCCTGCGAGCGTTCTCCAAGATGCCGCACCAATTCTGAGCACACATTGCATATCGTCGTAGAGACGCTCAACGTGCCGATAGACAAACATATCGAGTTGCGTGGCGTCTTCTCTGGAGACCTGATAGGCCGCGTGGACAACATGCAGGCCACGCGCTTCGTAGGCAATCCGAGGGGCCGACTTCATCAACTCCTGATAGCTGGACGCAATGAGTTCGCGTTCTCCAGTGAACGTGGTGAGATACTTGCCGAAACGATGCTCTTTGAACATCGGCAATAACTCTTGATACGTCGCCTTGACTTGCTCGATGGGCAGCCCCAATGTCTTTGATTCAACACTCAAACGTCGCCAGGCCTCAACAAACGTCACATCTTTCAGCATGTTGGCGAGCAACCTCCAGCTCAGCTCCTCCTGACGTTCGGATGTTGATCCTGCCTTTTCAAGTTCTTTCATCAGCTGCAATCGAGCAGGGTGTTCCGTGTCCACGTTGACTCGGCCAGTCGAGTTGGATTGTTGGCTGGCGATTTTTTGCGCTGCGGCAGGGAATCCCGTCAAATGAGTCAGGCGATCATAAATTTCGGGCCAAATCTGTATGGCGACGTCCTCTGTCGCGATTCTTAAACTTCTAATCCTATTGGTCTCACACATCACTTCGAGCACGTAATAACTAGCGGGATTCAGACTCTCGAATTTCGCAACCGCTTCAAGGGCCGCTTGGGTATGGTGACGCGCGTCAATGATCCGCATGTGAAGATAGGATGACAGTTCCAAATTCGAGGCACCGGATTTTTCAAAAACCGGTAAGTCGTACTGACAATACGCTTCGATCAAGGGCAACCATTTCGGAGCTTCCGATTGGGAATCCGCTTGAGCTGCTTTGACGTCTTTGAGTGCTTGAGCGTGATTCCCGGCGAGCGCCCATGCGTAAGCGCGGTGACCAAGGCTGTTGCTGTTGGAACCATACTTCGCCACCATGCGGTGCGAATAAATCAGCGACCTGGCACTGAGAGCTTTCCAAGTTGGAGCCCAATGAAATTCAACCAGACTTCCCAGATTGGCATAAGCACGAACCAACTCTCCTAGATTCTCAACCGATTCGCCTTGCACTTTTCGCCGTGCATGCAGATTGCGAAGGCGGCCGAACTGAAAAACAAAATCCAGGTGATCTTCGGAATCGCTGACAATCGCCTTCGATTCTAAAGCGGTTACGGGTGCAGCGGTGTATCCCATCTCTTTCAGCGCCGCCACAAATTCTTTCCGTGAAAACGGTTCCACTTGTTCAGCGAGCTCAATTAGCGATTGTGTCGTCGACATTTTTACCGAAGGTGACGTCCAACGAGATGTTTTTCCATCCGCACCATATCGCGACAACACAATCTGTACACGGATGTCGCCCGTGACCTCGTCACGTGATTCAAGCGTCATATCCATTTGCAATGGATAGGATGTTGGCGAATCCGTGGTCAGCACCAGTTCATCCAGAGTCCCATCAAGGGTACTTAACCCGAGTTCCTCGCGTGCGGCAATCAGGATACTTTGCCGAATCAGCTCGCGTCCCATTGACCCACATGAGACTCCGCGTAGGTCTGCACTAATGGACGGCTCGTCGACGGTGAGTGCGACGGTCCCCTTTGGTGAATGTGCAAGGCCTTCCGCAGGCTTCGCAGCAACGGTATCGGCTTCCGCATTTGCACGAGCAAGCTGGTCTTGAGCACGTTGAACGGGCAGGCGTCTTTCCACCTTGTGATCGTCACCTCGCCCTCCAGACGAACCTTCCGAGGCGGACAAAGAAGCACAAAATTGGTTCCCCAGGATTGGTCGAAAGTGCGGAAGGTCGATTCCGCATCTCGCGATCAGAATCACTGCGAATGCCGTAAATTTGCAAAAGGTGGAAGACACATTCCGCAGACGCGTTGCTGTCGAATTTCGTTCAGGCATCATTCAACGGTTTTCACGGATGAGCTAGTGGCGCATAGTTGCCACGTGCCAAAACATTAATAATACATCATATACACAAAGTCACATTGTCATTGATCTGTTTGTAAGTTGTAAAGTGAACACGATGCCGTTTTTGTTCCGGCCCTAATGAAGAGGCGAGAAATGGGCAAACCGACGGGTTTCGATCTTGCGTTCGTCACTCGGGGGGGATTGAGTAAAACTAGGTAATTCGACATAGGCAATTCCTGGTGCACGGCGTTCTTTTCACCGCGCCGACGCGGCCGCGATGCCAAACTGCGTGAGGTGTCGAACGAGGGGACTTCGACATGTTGGCATGCAGACGAGATTTGGTTTATTCTTGCCGGACTTCAGGCACTTTATCCGAAGGCGCGAGGTCAGGTATTGCCGCAGATCGCCGCCGCAATGCACCGCGTTTGATGTCGTTGAATTCCGAGAAGGACTAGCAAGATGGGGCAGAAACAAGTCAACGTCGCCATGGTTGGACTGGGATTTGGTGCGGAATTTATTCCCATTTACCAGTCACATCCCAATGCGAACGTCTACGCGATCTGTCAGCGAAATGCCGAGCATCTGAGCGCGATCGGCGATCGATTCAAGATCGAAAAGCGGTTCACGACCTATGCCGACGTCCTGAAAGATCCGAACGTCGATTTCGTACATATCAATTCGCCGATCCCCGATCATGCTTCGATGTCCATTCAGGCACTCAAGGCCGGAAAACACGTGATGTGCACCGTGCCGATGGCCACCACCGTCGAGGAGTGTCGTCAGATCTGCGAATTGGTGAAGCAGACCGGGCTGAAATATATGATGGCCGAAACGGTCGTTTATTCGCGTGAATTTCTGTTCATCAAAGACCTTTACGAAAAGGGTGAACTCGGCAAGATTCAGCATCTGGCGGCATCGCATCCTCAGGATATGGACGGCTGGCCGGCCTACTGGCAAAAAATGATTCCGATGCACTATGCCACCCACGTGGTCAGCCCTTGCCTGGGACTGGTCAATGGGCGTGCCGAGTATGTCAGTTGCTTCGGGTCCGGAACCGTGCGGGACGATATCGCCCAGAAATCCGGCAATAAGTTCGCAGTCGAGTCATGCCATATCAAGATCAAGGATTCGGACCTGACGGCTCATATCTGGCGATTCCTGTATGATGTGGCGCGTCAGTACCGCGAGAGCTTCGATGTCTACGGCACCAAAAAGAGCTTTGAGTGGACGCTGGTCGAAGGCGAGCCACACGTGCTTCATACAGCGAAAAAGCCTGAGCATGAAATCGCCTCGAAGGTGGAAGTCCCTGATTTTGCGCACCGACTTCCCGAACCGATCCGGAAGTTCACTCAATCGA
This genomic interval from Schlesneria paludicola DSM 18645 contains the following:
- a CDS encoding Gfo/Idh/MocA family protein yields the protein MRSDRRTFIMDFGAAVVGATALTSSRLSLASGPGEQVGIAVIGCGSQGEGLVKRFGATPNVRMKSVCDVDESRREKVRAQVPAATAVDDFRRVLDDKDVDAVVIATPDHWHTPAAVLAMKAGKHVYVEKPCCQNFHEGTILVETVRRTKKIVQHGTQFRSDPLALSVIAALREGVIGDVLMSKAWNVQRRKSIGHERPTEVPAGVDYDLWVGPAEFIPFQANRFHYNWRWWRNFGSGDMGNDGAHELDLARWGLGVDALPDTISGVGGKYYFDDDQEFPDTMTVAFEYAGTEAKQPPRTLLYEQRLWSTNYPFNVDSGVEFYGTKGKIFVSKRGKLEVLGERNAKMELPNKPTENAPSHYADFVEAIRNSRTPHADVDNAFRSAALSHLGNLTVRLGRSLKLDPVRQQLVNDPEAGALLARNYRPSHWAIPEA
- a CDS encoding DUF1559 domain-containing protein gives rise to the protein MGYLSPARRARGFTLIELLVVIAIIAVLIALLLPAVQQAREAARRTQCKNNLKQIGLSLHNYESTHTVLPAYYSFGAANSGSFSVQAQLLPYMDQASLHALIDFGIKPQIGCCPGDVNPPLVPVAKTKLGVFRCPSDPGPDFISVTSGTTGGATGSTFQYATTNYHINSGTGVGTLYDTRLPTDGIVWTNAKVRFADIPDGMSNTAAFSESLIGFPSQVVSAPANNRERRRSYINVACVWNSSTVPPATAGLANGYTAPSDPSLFEAMTVAISRGWAGQRGAGWIHGREYWTAYNHYHSPNSNVPDMGTCGNGLFGARSEHVGGVHLLLCDGSVRFASENMNLLTWRAIGTRSGSELLGEF
- a CDS encoding DUF4198 domain-containing protein; protein product: MRNLILAFTVALAPLTAVAHDTWVETNTALVRQGDVVFVDLKLGNHGNDHRDFKLASKITLAPCQLSVIGPDGKAVDLKPGIVDTGYAPKEGYWSGRFVAKDAGLHVVSHTLNTLHGTTRAIKSGKTYFQASRQLDAVPADQTGFDKPLGHAMELVPLANPITAMGPNEPIRVKLFYQSKPLAGARVSFIPRGATLTEGFDKDHEAMTDTEGVAAFIPKEGNVVLVVVHHPVADQKGDGFEKTHYTATLTISVPQISRISAAEVTSK
- a CDS encoding tetratricopeptide repeat protein; the encoded protein is MERRLPVQRAQDQLARANAEADTVAAKPAEGLAHSPKGTVALTVDEPSISADLRGVSCGSMGRELIRQSILIAAREELGLSTLDGTLDELVLTTDSPTSYPLQMDMTLESRDEVTGDIRVQIVLSRYGADGKTSRWTSPSVKMSTTQSLIELAEQVEPFSRKEFVAALKEMGYTAAPVTALESKAIVSDSEDHLDFVFQFGRLRNLHARRKVQGESVENLGELVRAYANLGSLVEFHWAPTWKALSARSLIYSHRMVAKYGSNSNSLGHRAYAWALAGNHAQALKDVKAAQADSQSEAPKWLPLIEAYCQYDLPVFEKSGASNLELSSYLHMRIIDARHHTQAALEAVAKFESLNPASYYVLEVMCETNRIRSLRIATEDVAIQIWPEIYDRLTHLTGFPAAAQKIASQQSNSTGRVNVDTEHPARLQLMKELEKAGSTSERQEELSWRLLANMLKDVTFVEAWRRLSVESKTLGLPIEQVKATYQELLPMFKEHRFGKYLTTFTGERELIASSYQELMKSAPRIAYEARGLHVVHAAYQVSREDATQLDMFVYRHVERLYDDMQCVLRIGAASWRTLAGTSLRGVAPNHPRSFAYSVQSATSFSDETAQKWELKFQKDAYIQFEMGRKYRRLNRSEDAIRCLKQSIAVEPSHEAYFALADEYQDQQDFETCVSLLKEAEKLPGFGLEQGRASEKIAKILMRQGKWKEAKVHAENAASTYSGWGLFIAGRCAEGLKNWKEAERYYQALSERYEGNAMDWFYACVRWNRGDRKAARAFADSYLNSRLPNREKDQVVATGLLQIIDGNSKAAQQTYLKAVGEESRTPFFYIMGALLADHNDDAVARDDVLKQMGVKFNQHSTLVRLAGMLLSAVQDRSRVQWNELSFQEIVDGSSNDDDVTLMYFCAGKFLDHHGEKKLATQYLQCAASSSDVKSYGCLLATLVLRGQKAKIPETRLNRHPDDRIAALKLTWKRDQAVREKKYEAAAEALKEALKLRPDLTIAYLSRGKLHEAQGQYQEAILAYQNLLKRNPNSEYAHLNLSILYASCPQDDVRNGAEATKCALKALELRGFLSPYHLTLVAAAYAENREFDKAIEHQERAIKLYPNVKAWNEQLESFRNKKPLRFTVPVGAAEVSENDG
- a CDS encoding Gfo/Idh/MocA family protein; the encoded protein is MGQKQVNVAMVGLGFGAEFIPIYQSHPNANVYAICQRNAEHLSAIGDRFKIEKRFTTYADVLKDPNVDFVHINSPIPDHASMSIQALKAGKHVMCTVPMATTVEECRQICELVKQTGLKYMMAETVVYSREFLFIKDLYEKGELGKIQHLAASHPQDMDGWPAYWQKMIPMHYATHVVSPCLGLVNGRAEYVSCFGSGTVRDDIAQKSGNKFAVESCHIKIKDSDLTAHIWRFLYDVARQYRESFDVYGTKKSFEWTLVEGEPHVLHTAKKPEHEIASKVEVPDFAHRLPEPIRKFTQSIQDADHLSFIQGGGHGGSHPHLVHEMVSALIEDRDPWPNATLSANWTCVGILAHESALKGGAVMPLPEFTLS